From Arachis stenosperma cultivar V10309 chromosome 2, arast.V10309.gnm1.PFL2, whole genome shotgun sequence, one genomic window encodes:
- the LOC130962068 gene encoding protein TILLER ANGLE CONTROL 1-like: protein MKIFNWVHKRFNHKPPKDGFASDMKKNEVTISNDDNKVVGDNEVALLKQVALTNMLGGWKDGILTIGTLGYDHKEYFGLQVQDKKLLGGDEGLNKNNNNNNVFDDYAENDDEEVNPLMLNTFEHHNNNFDDDEEEEEEVLVGGGANQIMIDANFNVITKEEVLMNNEIVLADESNDDDGESDDFDDQKKKIVRGERITLADLFLADSEVKKKMMGPTKILVESIDDEKSNLKVKHGKSFAKKLLPNVKDNPQPMKDIKKLMKKMLKRKIHPDFDAKNQKPEKKESIDGNHTKKKEGRKASIYCIPI, encoded by the exons ATGAAG ATCTTCAATTGGGTGCACAAGCGGTTCAATCATAAACCTCCAAAGG ATGGGTTTGCTTCAGATATGAAAAAGAATGAAGTTACAATAAGCAATGATGATAATAAGGTTGTTGGGGATAATGAAGTAGCTTTGTTGAAACAAGTTGCACTTACTAACATGCTTGGTGGTTGGAAAGATGGGATTCTAACCATTGGAACACTTGGTTATGATCACAAAGAATACTTTGGTTTGCAAGttcaagataaaaaattattaggtGGTGATGAAgggttaaataaaaataataataataataatgtttttGATGATTATgctgaaaatgatgatgaggaagtgaatccattgatgctcaacaCATTTGAACATCACAACAATAactttgatgatgatgaagaagaagaagaagaagttcttGTTGGTGGTGGTGCAAACCAAATTATGATTGATGCTAATTTTAATGTTATCACCAAAGAAGAAGTGTTGATGAACAATGAAATTGTTCTTGCTGATGAATCcaatgatgatgatggagaGAGTGATGATTTTGATGATCAAAAGAAGAAGATTGTGAGAGGGGAAAGGATCACACTAGCTGATCTATTCTTGGCTGATTCTGAAGTTAAGAAGAAAATGATGGGCCCCACAAAAATCTTGGTTGAGTCAATTGATGATGAAAAATCAAACCTTAAAGTAAAGCATGGAAAGTCTTTTGCAAAGAAGCTTCTTCCCAATGTCAAGGATAATCCTCAACCAATGAAAGATATCAAGAAA CTCATGAAGAAAATGTTAAAGAGGAAAATCCACCCGGATTTCGATGCCAAGAATCAAAAACCAGAAAAGAAGGAATCCATTGATGGTAATCACACTAAGAAGAAGGAAGGCCGCAAGGCTTCAATATATTGTATTCCAATTTAA